A region of Ahaetulla prasina isolate Xishuangbanna chromosome 12, ASM2864084v1, whole genome shotgun sequence DNA encodes the following proteins:
- the CHST8 gene encoding carbohydrate sulfotransferase 8 encodes MMKLTCMFSFILLFGAAGLLIFIHLQDPEEVVPQQAPGMRYGQGSQEAQREGASSNDQGGKTQANGGATFPVGNQRASLHPVQDESVKHRSSGQARKALAGIRDRQQKSSAASSARAYQRRRKFVLKSSPLRIAVNGSFLSLPILKAEAKDELRWRNLYEVQRERKRIMRETCTKYKSNNKRVITPYHVSRIFVEDKYRILYCEVPKAGCSNWKRVLMVLNGLASSTRIIQHNTVHYGNYLKKLDSFDHKGINYRLSTYTKMLFVREPFEKLVSAFRDKFEHPNNYYHPVFGRPIISKYRSNATKEALRTGSGVEFKEFIQYLLDVHRPVGMDIHWDHINRLCSPCLVDYDFIGKFETMEEDANFFLHLINAPQNLTFPRFKDRHSNEERTTTQITQQYFRQLSPSQRQRSYDFYYMDYLMFNYSKPFEDLY; translated from the exons gaATGAGATATGGCCAGGGATCTCAGGAAGCTCAAAGA GAAGGCGCGTCGAGCAATGATCAGGGCGGGAAAACGCAGGCAAATGGAGGCGCTACCTTTCCGGTGGGAAACCAGAGGGCCTCATTACACCCCGTGCAAGATGAGTCTGTGAAGCACCGAAGCTCAGGCCAGGCCCGGAAGGCTCTAGCGGGGATTCGAGACCGACAGCAGAAAAGTTCAGCTGCTAGTTCTGCCAGGGCCTATCAACGAAGGAGGAAATTTGTCCTGAAAAGCAGCCCCCTCCGGATTGCAGTTAatggctccttcctcagcctgccCATCCTGAAAGCTGAGGCGAAGGACGAGCTAAGGTGGAGAAACCTCTACGAGGTCCAAAGGGAGAGGAAACGCATCATGAGAGAGACATGCACCAAGTACAAGAGCAACAACAAAAGAGTAATCACCCCTTATCATGTGTCCAGGATATTTGTGGAAGATAAATATCGAATTTTATATTGTGAAGTCCCTAAAGCCGGCTGCTCCAACTGGAAGAGAGTACTCATGGTTCTCAATGGACTGGCCTCCTCAACCAGGATTATTCAGCACAATACTGTCCATTATGGGAATTATTTGAAGAAGCTGGATAGTTTTGATCACAAAGGGATCAACTACAGGCTCAGTACTTACACTAAGATGCTCTTTGTTCGTGAACCTTTTGAGAAGTTAGTGTCGGCATTTCGAGACAAGTTTGAGCATCCAAACAATTATTACCATCCTGTCTTTGGCAGGCCCATTATTTCAAAGTATCGGTCCAATGCCACCAAGGAGGCCCTGAGGACAGGCTCTGGGGTCGAGTTCAAAGAGTTCATTCAGTATCTTCTCGATGTGCATCGGCCGGTCGGCATGGACATCCACTGGGATCACATCAACAGGCTCTGTAGTCCTTGCTTAGTAGACTATGACTTCATTGGGAAATTTGAAACAATGGAAGAAGATGCTAACTTTTTCCTCCATTTGATAAATGCTCCTCAAAACTTGACTTTTCCTAGGTTTAAAGATAGACATTCCAATGAAGAGAGGACAACCACTCAGATCACACAACAATATTTTAGACAGCTTTCTCCTTCTCAAAGGCAGCGTAGTTATGATTTCTATTACATGGATTATTTAATGTTTAATTACTCGAAGCCTTTTGAAGACCTTTATTAA